From Humisphaera borealis, the proteins below share one genomic window:
- a CDS encoding division/cell wall cluster transcriptional repressor MraZ, with product MPHPVLTGEYEIICDEKKRILVPIEVRRAIPLEFGESFYCFRGVNRVWWLYPEKVYENLHMNEPGEMIPSEEMLAFNQMVFGMASRLPWDKQGRVLLPERIFRDESMTRELTLVGVRDHLEIWSRAAWEDRRAELESRALEIFLQGKKARQNPPSVVPTPPAVQ from the coding sequence ATGCCGCACCCAGTCCTGACTGGCGAATATGAAATCATCTGCGACGAGAAGAAGAGAATTCTCGTCCCGATCGAGGTCCGCCGCGCGATCCCGTTGGAGTTTGGCGAATCGTTCTACTGCTTTCGCGGCGTGAACCGGGTGTGGTGGCTGTACCCCGAAAAGGTGTACGAGAACCTCCACATGAACGAGCCTGGCGAAATGATTCCGAGCGAAGAGATGCTCGCGTTTAATCAGATGGTGTTCGGCATGGCGTCCCGCTTGCCGTGGGACAAACAAGGCCGAGTGCTTCTCCCGGAACGGATCTTCCGGGACGAAAGCATGACGCGGGAACTGACACTCGTCGGTGTCCGCGATCACCTGGAGATATGGAGCCGCGCGGCCTGGGAAGACCGCCGTGCGGAACTCGAGTCCAGAGCCTTGGAGATCTTTCTCCAGGGCAAGAAGGCCCGACAGAATCCGCCGAGCGTGGTACCCACCCCGCCGGCGGTGCAATGA
- a CDS encoding cell division protein FtsQ/DivIB, giving the protein MAKAANRRGREAPPIRPETDAELARRRFIRRATINTTFAILFVGGFAWLVGNLRQTIADRSVATLPTIAFVSRPAWMTDLVAHNLCESFRPGKASSVFDRNALVDVNARLKANPWVSKVRSVRRTFRESAGDTIEVDCDFRTPVALVYDNDSRYWFVDEKGIKLPEWFDADQLGQLLFANGRVNLRIIEGIRNPAPVVAGKQWAGDDLQAGIDLARLLHGLPFAEEVLRINVSNYGGRLDQREAQIVLMTRHGSEIRWGTAIKRSDRIVEVTVERKLEVMKQIVAKFGRIDAGQPWIDIRFETVTYPAQPATQEGAHADGGR; this is encoded by the coding sequence ATGGCTAAAGCCGCCAACCGCCGAGGACGTGAAGCACCCCCGATACGGCCGGAGACCGACGCCGAGTTGGCGCGTCGGCGTTTCATACGTCGCGCCACCATCAACACCACCTTCGCGATCCTGTTCGTAGGCGGCTTTGCCTGGCTGGTCGGCAATCTTCGGCAGACGATCGCAGACCGATCGGTCGCGACCCTGCCGACGATCGCCTTTGTCAGTCGTCCGGCCTGGATGACCGACCTGGTCGCCCACAACCTTTGCGAATCATTTCGGCCGGGCAAGGCGTCGTCGGTCTTCGACCGGAACGCCCTGGTTGACGTCAACGCTCGGCTGAAGGCCAACCCCTGGGTGTCGAAGGTGCGTTCGGTCCGGCGGACCTTCCGCGAATCGGCCGGCGACACGATTGAGGTCGACTGCGACTTCCGCACGCCGGTCGCTTTGGTCTACGACAATGACTCCCGCTATTGGTTCGTCGACGAAAAGGGCATCAAGCTACCTGAGTGGTTTGATGCCGATCAGCTCGGGCAACTGCTTTTTGCCAACGGCCGGGTAAATCTGCGGATCATCGAAGGCATCCGCAACCCGGCCCCGGTCGTTGCCGGCAAGCAGTGGGCGGGAGACGACCTTCAAGCCGGGATCGACCTGGCGCGGCTTCTGCACGGGCTGCCATTCGCCGAGGAAGTCCTTCGAATCAACGTCTCGAACTATGGCGGTCGTCTGGATCAACGGGAGGCCCAGATTGTCCTGATGACCCGCCATGGCAGCGAGATCCGCTGGGGCACCGCGATCAAGCGGAGTGACCGCATAGTCGAGGTGACCGTCGAGCGCAAGCTGGAAGTCATGAAGCAGATCGTTGCCAAGTTCGGCCGGATCGATGCCGGCCAGCCTTGGATTGACATCCGTTTCGAAACCGTGACCTACCCCGCTCAGCCGGCGACGCAGGAGGGTGCGCATGCCGACGGCGGACGGTAG
- a CDS encoding D-alanine--D-alanine ligase family protein: protein MKVTVLLGGPSAEREVSLVSGAAVAKALREMGHDVFESDISPTNLAGLDHPADVIFPVLHGEFGESGELQEILEARGLPFVGSGSKASRLGMNKVTTKKAWEAAGLPTPPYFTLRKGDKIPGIPGTCVVKAIGSGSSIDVYVCKAPAEAEAQATEAIGKVLAKHELCLVEKFITGPELTVGLLEEKPLAPIRIIPKVEFFDYEAKYKRNDTEHRFDTGLPPEVIEKCRSLAEKANAVVGAKDLARIDIMLDEADGFAPYLLEINTLPGFTPKSLLPEAAAHAGIAFGPLVDRLAARAAVRGARTA, encoded by the coding sequence ATGAAAGTCACTGTCCTCCTCGGCGGCCCTTCGGCCGAGCGTGAAGTCTCGCTGGTCTCCGGCGCGGCCGTCGCCAAGGCGCTGCGGGAGATGGGGCACGACGTCTTCGAATCGGACATCTCTCCCACGAATCTCGCCGGGCTCGATCACCCGGCGGATGTGATCTTTCCCGTATTGCACGGCGAGTTCGGCGAGAGTGGCGAGCTGCAGGAGATCCTGGAAGCGCGCGGGTTGCCGTTCGTCGGTTCGGGGTCCAAGGCGTCTCGCCTGGGGATGAACAAGGTCACCACCAAGAAGGCGTGGGAAGCCGCCGGCCTGCCGACACCCCCCTACTTCACGCTGCGCAAGGGAGACAAGATTCCCGGGATTCCGGGCACCTGCGTTGTGAAGGCGATCGGGTCGGGCAGCAGCATCGACGTCTACGTCTGCAAAGCGCCCGCCGAGGCCGAAGCCCAGGCGACCGAGGCGATCGGCAAGGTGCTCGCGAAGCACGAACTGTGCCTGGTCGAGAAGTTCATCACCGGGCCCGAGCTGACCGTCGGCCTGTTGGAAGAAAAGCCGCTCGCGCCCATTCGGATCATTCCCAAGGTCGAGTTCTTCGACTACGAGGCCAAGTACAAGCGGAACGACACCGAGCACCGTTTCGATACCGGCCTGCCGCCGGAGGTGATCGAGAAATGTCGTTCACTCGCCGAGAAGGCCAACGCGGTCGTCGGCGCGAAGGACCTTGCGAGGATCGACATCATGCTCGACGAGGCCGACGGCTTCGCGCCCTACCTTCTGGAGATCAATACGCTCCCGGGGTTCACCCCCAAGAGCCTCCTCCCCGAAGCCGCCGCCCATGCCGGCATCGCGTTCGGGCCCCTGGTGGACCGCTTGGCCGCCCGCGCGGCCGTGAGAGGCGCTCGAACGGCGTGA